The window CTATACCATATAATGGCGCTTTTCTGCCGTTCGGTATAGATTTTTATTGCAGCTTCTCTGGCAGGATGATAATATTCTTGCAAGGGGGAGTAATGGGTGATGTTATTCTTGGTGTAAAAGGACTCAGAAAGAGCTTTGGTAGAGTTGTGGCTCTGGACGGGCTTAGTTTTGAGCTGATGAGAGGCGAGATTTTTGCTCTTATTGGTCCAAATGGTGCGGGTAAGTCAACCACACTGAGGATTCTTGCTACTGTTTTGCAGCCTGATGATGGTGCCTTTTTTCTTGATAATGTGTCAGGTACCGCAAGGCCGGAGCTTATAAGAAAGAATATTAGCTATCTCGCAGAGGAATCCATGCCGTATAAAAATATGCGAGGTATGGAGTATTTGCGCTTTATGGCAGCGCTTTATGCAGAAAACGAGGGGGAAGCGGATAAATATACCAAGCTTGCAATAAATATGAGCAATCTCAAGGAGAGGCTTGATGATAAAATCAAAACGTATTCCAAAGGAATGATGCGCAAGCTTATGATTGCCTCCTCTGTCATGATGGAGCCCCAGCTTGCTATTATGGATGAGCCTACTTCTGGTTTGGATATCGAGAATGCGTTTTATGTCAGAAAACAACTTAAATCTTTA is drawn from Spirochaetia bacterium 38H-sp and contains these coding sequences:
- a CDS encoding ABC transporter ATP-binding protein; this encodes MGDVILGVKGLRKSFGRVVALDGLSFELMRGEIFALIGPNGAGKSTTLRILATVLQPDDGAFFLDNVSGTARPELIRKNISYLAEESMPYKNMRGMEYLRFMAALYAENEGEADKYTKLAINMSNLKERLDDKIKTYSKGMMRKLMIASSVMMEPQLAIMDEPTSGLDIENAFYVRKQLKSLKEKGITILLSSHNMLEIEYLADRVGIINKGRLLTMGTPQELKKRFKADNLEQVFMEVAE